The following coding sequences lie in one Arachis ipaensis cultivar K30076 chromosome B05, Araip1.1, whole genome shotgun sequence genomic window:
- the LOC107645043 gene encoding ankyrin repeat domain-containing protein 2A has protein sequence MNDQDYIAADDKAGTAENTNPKDETSSADSQAGRTSGPATGFPANPFDFSAMSGLLNDPSIKELAEQIAKDPSFNQMAEQLQKSFQGAPQEGIPNFDNQQYYQTMQQVMQNPNFMTMAERLGNALMQDPSMSAMLESFTNPTNKEQLEERMARIKDDPSLKHILDEIENGGPAAMMKYWNNEEALRKLGQAMGLPTSADAAASAENPGADETEDVGNEDESLVHHTASIGDVEGLKNALASGGDKDEEDAEGRTALHFACGYGEVKCAQVLIEAGAKVDALDKNKNTALHYAAGYGRKECVALLLENGAAVTLQNMDGKTPIDVAKLNNQSDVLELLEKDAFL, from the exons ATGACAAAGCTGGCACAGCAGAGAACACAAATCCCAAGGATGAAACATCCTCTGCAGATTCACAGGCTGGACGAACTTCTGGACCCGCAACTGGGTTTCCAGCCAACCCTTTCGATTTCTCTGCCATGTCTGGTCTTCTCAAT GATCCAAGCATCAAAGAATTGGCTGAACAGATAGCAAAAGATCCATCATTCAATCAGATGGCTGAGCAGCTTCAGAAGAGCTTTCAAGGTGCACCACAGGAGGGTATCCCCAACTTTGATAATCAGCAATATTATCAAACCATGCAACAAGTTATGCAGAATCCTAATTTTATGACCATGGCTGAACGTTTGGGTAATGCATTGATGCAG GATCCATCAATGTCTGCCATGCTTGAAAGTTTTACAAATCCAACAAACAAAGAACAGCTTGAAGAGAGAATGGCACGCATCAAGGACGATCCATCTTTGAAACATATCTTAGACGAGATAGAGAACGGCGGTCCTGCTGCTATGATGAA ATACTGGAATAACGAGGAGGCTTTACGGAAGTTGGGGCAAGCAATGGGCCTTCCAACTTCTGCAGATGCAGCTGCTTCTGCTGAAAATCCAGGGGCAGATGAGACTGAAGATGTGGGAAATGAAGATGAATCACTTGTTCATCACACTGCTAGtattggtgatgtggag GGCTTGAAAAATGCACTAGCCTCTGGTGGCGACAAGGATGAAGAAGATGCCGAGGGAAGAACTGCTTTACATTTTGCATGTGGATATGGCGAG GTGAAGTGTGCACAAGTTCTGATTGAGGCTGGAGCAAAAGTGGATGCTTTGGATAAGAATAAGAACACAGCTCTTCATTATGCAGCTGGCTATGGCAGGAAGGAGTGTGTTGCCCTACTCCTTGAAAATGGTGCTGCAGT TACTCTCCAGAACATGGACGGTAAAACTCCTATAGATGTTGCGAAGCTAAACAATCAAAGTGATGTCTTAGAGCTGCTTGAAAAAGATGCTTTCCTGTAG